The following are from one region of the Dreissena polymorpha isolate Duluth1 chromosome 2, UMN_Dpol_1.0, whole genome shotgun sequence genome:
- the LOC127867533 gene encoding putative leucine-rich repeat-containing protein DDB_G0290503 isoform X2: protein MTMDRTNALRTAHEILFRRNGMASGGVVMAPVDRLDASRDKLGIQGQGLMTTRSQDSSVNLTTGEPSPNASRPSTATSGDQSEAFGSFSMPAEAVNVLETVINMNKALEQQIDALRMRLTVESKNHDSEKYKIIKEKEKQINKKEEEINDLKDSLVNRDERIGSLVKEGHQKDEHIKEKEQEIIDLKDLVKQTEDYAEQLKKRVEKLRVDKHKLQSDDLYKEQNLEMQKLRHEIVSMKDKVNSMEKELVKAKFVIDQQNTKISGLEAEKGVLSDRFREELDRASRAMRSEVERMREVMKQQYEEMRNLREQNIEISSDVRDIKDILLKGTVRSEMEVMHKDKIDVKNINLTPNYGTRMPLTARGPGPSTTMQKPNATVRSSMPSITTMKQAATTQGRGQAGFPPIAKPEDTTVPHGKWIPAGARQSSINQRSSKGARK from the exons ATGACCATGGACAGGACTAATGCCCTGCGAACAGCACATGAAATCTTGTTCAGAAGAAATG GTATGGCCTCGGGAGGCGTAGTGATGGCCCCGGTGGACCGACTGGACGCCTCCAGG GACAAGTTGGGCATACAAGGCCAAGGGCTGATGACAACACGGTCTCAAGATAGTTCGGTTAATCTCACTACCGGCGAACCATCGCCAAACGCTTCGCGACCGTCCACTGCTACTTCCGGCGATCAGTCGGAAGCCTTCGGAAGCTTCTCCATGCCAGCGGAAGCTGTCAACGTGCTTGAGACGGTCATCAACATGAACAAAGCTTTGGAACAACAGATAGACGCACTAAGGATGAGGCTCACTGTGGAGTCGAAAAACCACGACAGCgagaaatacaaaataattaaagaaaaggaaaaacaaatcaataaaaaagaagaGGAAATCAATGACTTGAAGGATTCTCTTGTAAATAGGGACGAACGGATCGGGAGCCTTGTGAAAGAGGGGCATCAAAAGGATGAGCATATTAAGGAGAAGGAACAAGAAATCATTGATTTGAAAGATCTGGTGAAGCAAACAGAGGACTACGCAGAGCAGCTGAAGAAACGAGTTGAGAAATTGAGAGTTGACAAACATAAACTGCAATCCGATGACCTTTATAAGGAACAGAATCTGGAAATGCAAAAACTGAGACACGAAATCGTGTCTATGAAAGACAAAGTGAACTCCATGGAAAAGGAGTTGGTTAAAGCCAAGTTTGTAATAGATCAACAGAACACAAAAATTAGTGGTTTGGAGGCAGAAAAAGGTGTATTGAGTGACCGCTTCAGAGAGGAACTGGACCGTGCCAGTCGGGCCATGCGCAGTGAGGTAGAGCGAATGCGTGAGGTGATGAAGCAACAGTATGAAGAGATGAGGAACCTACGTGAGCAGAACATTGAAATTTCAAGCGATGTCAGAGACATTAAAGATATACTGTTGAAAGGAACTGTGAGATCAGAAATGGAAGTCATGCACAAAGATAAAATTGATGTGAAAAACATCAATCTAACGCCCAACTATGGTACACGGATGCCGCTAACTGCAAGGGGGCCCGGGCCATCCACAACAATGCAAAAACCAAACGCTACTGTTAGATCGTCAATGCCTTCAATAACAACCATGAAACAGGCTGCGACCACTCAGGGCAGAGGCCAGGCAGGCTTTCCGCCGATAGCAAAACCTGAGGATACGACCGTGCCTCATGGGAAGTGGATACCAGCTGGTGCCAGGCAATCTTCCATCAACCAAAGATCGTCGAAAGGAGCCAGGAAATGA
- the LOC127867533 gene encoding putative leucine-rich repeat-containing protein DDB_G0290503 isoform X1, producing the protein MYQASAMTRKEAQVAAMKRVPVVKISMASGGVVMAPVDRLDASRDKLGIQGQGLMTTRSQDSSVNLTTGEPSPNASRPSTATSGDQSEAFGSFSMPAEAVNVLETVINMNKALEQQIDALRMRLTVESKNHDSEKYKIIKEKEKQINKKEEEINDLKDSLVNRDERIGSLVKEGHQKDEHIKEKEQEIIDLKDLVKQTEDYAEQLKKRVEKLRVDKHKLQSDDLYKEQNLEMQKLRHEIVSMKDKVNSMEKELVKAKFVIDQQNTKISGLEAEKGVLSDRFREELDRASRAMRSEVERMREVMKQQYEEMRNLREQNIEISSDVRDIKDILLKGTVRSEMEVMHKDKIDVKNINLTPNYGTRMPLTARGPGPSTTMQKPNATVRSSMPSITTMKQAATTQGRGQAGFPPIAKPEDTTVPHGKWIPAGARQSSINQRSSKGARK; encoded by the exons GTATGGCCTCGGGAGGCGTAGTGATGGCCCCGGTGGACCGACTGGACGCCTCCAGG GACAAGTTGGGCATACAAGGCCAAGGGCTGATGACAACACGGTCTCAAGATAGTTCGGTTAATCTCACTACCGGCGAACCATCGCCAAACGCTTCGCGACCGTCCACTGCTACTTCCGGCGATCAGTCGGAAGCCTTCGGAAGCTTCTCCATGCCAGCGGAAGCTGTCAACGTGCTTGAGACGGTCATCAACATGAACAAAGCTTTGGAACAACAGATAGACGCACTAAGGATGAGGCTCACTGTGGAGTCGAAAAACCACGACAGCgagaaatacaaaataattaaagaaaaggaaaaacaaatcaataaaaaagaagaGGAAATCAATGACTTGAAGGATTCTCTTGTAAATAGGGACGAACGGATCGGGAGCCTTGTGAAAGAGGGGCATCAAAAGGATGAGCATATTAAGGAGAAGGAACAAGAAATCATTGATTTGAAAGATCTGGTGAAGCAAACAGAGGACTACGCAGAGCAGCTGAAGAAACGAGTTGAGAAATTGAGAGTTGACAAACATAAACTGCAATCCGATGACCTTTATAAGGAACAGAATCTGGAAATGCAAAAACTGAGACACGAAATCGTGTCTATGAAAGACAAAGTGAACTCCATGGAAAAGGAGTTGGTTAAAGCCAAGTTTGTAATAGATCAACAGAACACAAAAATTAGTGGTTTGGAGGCAGAAAAAGGTGTATTGAGTGACCGCTTCAGAGAGGAACTGGACCGTGCCAGTCGGGCCATGCGCAGTGAGGTAGAGCGAATGCGTGAGGTGATGAAGCAACAGTATGAAGAGATGAGGAACCTACGTGAGCAGAACATTGAAATTTCAAGCGATGTCAGAGACATTAAAGATATACTGTTGAAAGGAACTGTGAGATCAGAAATGGAAGTCATGCACAAAGATAAAATTGATGTGAAAAACATCAATCTAACGCCCAACTATGGTACACGGATGCCGCTAACTGCAAGGGGGCCCGGGCCATCCACAACAATGCAAAAACCAAACGCTACTGTTAGATCGTCAATGCCTTCAATAACAACCATGAAACAGGCTGCGACCACTCAGGGCAGAGGCCAGGCAGGCTTTCCGCCGATAGCAAAACCTGAGGATACGACCGTGCCTCATGGGAAGTGGATACCAGCTGGTGCCAGGCAATCTTCCATCAACCAAAGATCGTCGAAAGGAGCCAGGAAATGA
- the LOC127867533 gene encoding putative leucine-rich repeat-containing protein DDB_G0290503 isoform X3, whose protein sequence is MASGGVVMAPVDRLDASRDKLGIQGQGLMTTRSQDSSVNLTTGEPSPNASRPSTATSGDQSEAFGSFSMPAEAVNVLETVINMNKALEQQIDALRMRLTVESKNHDSEKYKIIKEKEKQINKKEEEINDLKDSLVNRDERIGSLVKEGHQKDEHIKEKEQEIIDLKDLVKQTEDYAEQLKKRVEKLRVDKHKLQSDDLYKEQNLEMQKLRHEIVSMKDKVNSMEKELVKAKFVIDQQNTKISGLEAEKGVLSDRFREELDRASRAMRSEVERMREVMKQQYEEMRNLREQNIEISSDVRDIKDILLKGTVRSEMEVMHKDKIDVKNINLTPNYGTRMPLTARGPGPSTTMQKPNATVRSSMPSITTMKQAATTQGRGQAGFPPIAKPEDTTVPHGKWIPAGARQSSINQRSSKGARK, encoded by the exons ATGGCCTCGGGAGGCGTAGTGATGGCCCCGGTGGACCGACTGGACGCCTCCAGG GACAAGTTGGGCATACAAGGCCAAGGGCTGATGACAACACGGTCTCAAGATAGTTCGGTTAATCTCACTACCGGCGAACCATCGCCAAACGCTTCGCGACCGTCCACTGCTACTTCCGGCGATCAGTCGGAAGCCTTCGGAAGCTTCTCCATGCCAGCGGAAGCTGTCAACGTGCTTGAGACGGTCATCAACATGAACAAAGCTTTGGAACAACAGATAGACGCACTAAGGATGAGGCTCACTGTGGAGTCGAAAAACCACGACAGCgagaaatacaaaataattaaagaaaaggaaaaacaaatcaataaaaaagaagaGGAAATCAATGACTTGAAGGATTCTCTTGTAAATAGGGACGAACGGATCGGGAGCCTTGTGAAAGAGGGGCATCAAAAGGATGAGCATATTAAGGAGAAGGAACAAGAAATCATTGATTTGAAAGATCTGGTGAAGCAAACAGAGGACTACGCAGAGCAGCTGAAGAAACGAGTTGAGAAATTGAGAGTTGACAAACATAAACTGCAATCCGATGACCTTTATAAGGAACAGAATCTGGAAATGCAAAAACTGAGACACGAAATCGTGTCTATGAAAGACAAAGTGAACTCCATGGAAAAGGAGTTGGTTAAAGCCAAGTTTGTAATAGATCAACAGAACACAAAAATTAGTGGTTTGGAGGCAGAAAAAGGTGTATTGAGTGACCGCTTCAGAGAGGAACTGGACCGTGCCAGTCGGGCCATGCGCAGTGAGGTAGAGCGAATGCGTGAGGTGATGAAGCAACAGTATGAAGAGATGAGGAACCTACGTGAGCAGAACATTGAAATTTCAAGCGATGTCAGAGACATTAAAGATATACTGTTGAAAGGAACTGTGAGATCAGAAATGGAAGTCATGCACAAAGATAAAATTGATGTGAAAAACATCAATCTAACGCCCAACTATGGTACACGGATGCCGCTAACTGCAAGGGGGCCCGGGCCATCCACAACAATGCAAAAACCAAACGCTACTGTTAGATCGTCAATGCCTTCAATAACAACCATGAAACAGGCTGCGACCACTCAGGGCAGAGGCCAGGCAGGCTTTCCGCCGATAGCAAAACCTGAGGATACGACCGTGCCTCATGGGAAGTGGATACCAGCTGGTGCCAGGCAATCTTCCATCAACCAAAGATCGTCGAAAGGAGCCAGGAAATGA